GCGTTCGAGCCCGTGGTGCGGGCGGCCGTGGCCGACCCGCACGTGGACCGGTGAGCGACCCGCTCAGCCGCGGCTGGAGGCCTCGACCTCGGCGGCGACCTGCTCCTCGGACTTCCCGCGGTAGGTGCGGAAGCTGTAGACGATCATGCCCAGCGCGATGACGGCCGAGCCGATGAGCGTGCCGCCGGTGCCCCAGCCGCCCACGAGCCAGTAGTCGTCCTTCAACGGCCACCACTCCGGAGCCGGCGGGCGGATGCCCCAGTAGATGCCCAGCCCGACGAGCCACACGACGCCGAGCAGCGAGGCGATGATGCGCGGCCAGGTCTGCACGCTGTCGGCGGCGGCCTTCTTGGCCGCCTTCTCGACGGGGCGGACGCGACGCTCGGCCCACGCGTACTGCTGGGAGAGCACCGCGAGACCGGCGAACAGGGCCAGCAGCCCGGGCCCCGGGAGCACGAGCGCGGCGATGCCGACGAGCACCAACGTCCACCCGACGACTTCCAGCAGGATCCGACGCGCTGCGCCCTTGCCACTCATGGGCACACCCTGACAGATTCCGTGAAATCCGTCAGGGTGCGCAGCGCGGAGAGCCTCAGCGCTTCGACTCCTTCTTCACCCGGCGACGCAGCTGCAGGATGCGCAGCGACCCGGCCATCACCGCGATCAGCAGGCCGGCGGCGGTGGCGATCAGCAGCGTCGCGGCGAGCGGCGCCGTGCCGTTCCAGGCCAGGAACGAGACCTCGACGTCCTGGGTGTTCTGCAGCACGAAGACGGCCAGCAGGGCGAGCAGCAGGACAAGGACGACCACGAAGACCCAGGCGCCGCTGGCGCGTGAGCCGCGCAAGGGGTCCTTCTGCCCGCGGGACCCGGAGGTGGTGCCGGTGGCCGGCGTGGCGGGCGTGGTGCCGGTGCCTGTGCCGGTGCCGGTGGAACCGGTCGGGGACCCCGCGGCAGGCGCCGACGAGGCACCGGTGGACGACGCGGGGTTGGACTGCTGCTCGCTCATGTTGCTCCTGTGAGAGACGTTCTTTACATCGTAAGACTCCCCGGTGGGACCGGCGCGAAACGCGCACCCGGGCGACCTGCGGCGTGACGTGGGTCCCCCTCGGCGAGGCGGGCTACGCTCGCGCCATGAAGCTGGCCCGCCGTCCCGGCCCCACGGTCCGCGTCCGCGTCCGGGAGTACGCCGAGGGCCGGTGGCGCTCGCGCGAGGACCGGCTGGCGACCGAGGAGCCGCTGGAGATCCGCCTGGCCTGGCCCGGACGGCCGGCCGAGCGGATCGGCGTCACCATGCGCACGCCCGGGCACGACTTCGAGCTCGCCGCCGGCATGATGGCCGGCCAGGGCGTGCTGGCGGGGACCGAGCTGTCGCAGGTCGCCTACTGCACCGACGTGACGCTGGCGCCCGAGGAGGAGTTCAACGTCGTGACCGTCACCCTGGCCGCGCCGCCCCTCGCGCCGCCCAGCGTGCGGGCCTCCACCGTGCTGGCGACCTCCTCGGCCTGCGGCGTCTGCGGCACGGAGAGCATCGACGAGGTGCTGACGCTCGCCGGGCGCCGCAGCGAGGCAGGGCCGCCGGGCTCGACGCTCCTCACCCCCGAGCTCCTGCAGGTGCTGCCGGAGCGCCTGCGCGAGCACCAGCGGGTCTTCGCCAGCACCGGCGGCCTGCACGCCGCGGCCGCCGTCGACGCCACCGGCCGGTTGAGTGAGGTCCGGGAGGACATCGGGCGCCACAACGCCATGGACAAGGTCATCGGGGCACGCGTGCTGACCGGTCAGGACCCCGGCGTGCCGGTGATGCTCGTGAGCGGACGCATCGGCTTCGAGCTGGTGCAGAAGGCGGCGGTGACCGGCATCGGGGCGCTCGTGGCCATCGGCGCGCCGTCCTCGCTCGCGGTGCGTCTGGCCCAGGAGGCGGGTGTCGGGCTGGTGGGCTTCCTCAGTGCCCGCCGGTTCGTGGTCTACGTCGACCCGGCCCCCACCGGCGTGTGAGAGCCATTCTGTCGGCGGGCCTCCCTACGGTCAGAGGGTGCGCATCCTCCACACCTCCGACTGGCACCTGGGACGTTCGTTCCACGGTGTCGACCTGCTGCCTGCGCAGGCGGAGTACCTCGACCACCTGGTCGAGACGGTGCGCGACGATCAGGTCGACCTGGTGCTCGTCTCCGGCGACGTCTACGACCGCGCGCTGCCGCCCGTCGACGCCGTGGATCTCTTCTCCTCCACCCTGGCCCGGCTGGCGGCGCTCCGCACCCGGGTGGTGGTGACCAGCGGCAACCACGACTCCGCCATCCGTCTGGGCGTCCACGCCGAGCTGGCCGACGCCGCCGGCATCCACCTGCGCACCCGCTGGCAGGACGTCGGCACCCCCGTCGTCGTCGAGGACCGTCACGGCCCGGTCGCCGTCCACGGCCTGCCCTACCTCGAGCCCGACGCCGTGCGCCAGGCCTGGCAGCTGCCCGCCCGCTCCCACGAGGCGGCCCTGCGTGCCGCCATGGACCGGGTGCGCGCCGATCTCGACGCGCGCGACGCCCGCTCCGTGGTCATGGCGCACGCCTTCGTCGCGGGCTCGGTCGACCAGGGCGAGCGGATGCGCTCCGACAGCGAGCGCGACATCTCGGTGGGCGGCGTCCAGCTGGTGCCGACCTCGGTCTTCGCCGACGTGTCCTACGCAGCCCTGGGCCACCTCCACGGGGCCGCCAACCTGTCCGAGGAGGTGCGCTACAGCGGTTCGCCGCTGGCCTACTCGTTCTCCGAGGCAGGGCGCACCAAGGGCGGCTGGCTCGTCGAGCTCGGCGCCGACGGCCTCGAGCGCGCGGACTTCGTCCCGGCACCGGTCCACCGCCCGGTGGCCACCCTGCGCGGCGGCATCGAGGACCTGCTCGTCGACCCCACCCACGCCGGGGTCGAGGACGCGTGGCTGGCGGTCACCCTCACCGACGCCCGCCGGCCCGAGCACGCCATGGACCGGCTGCGCGCCCGCTTCCCCCA
This DNA window, taken from Nocardioides sp. HDW12B, encodes the following:
- a CDS encoding PGPGW domain-containing protein, which gives rise to MSGKGAARRILLEVVGWTLVLVGIAALVLPGPGLLALFAGLAVLSQQYAWAERRVRPVEKAAKKAAADSVQTWPRIIASLLGVVWLVGLGIYWGIRPPAPEWWPLKDDYWLVGGWGTGGTLIGSAVIALGMIVYSFRTYRGKSEEQVAAEVEASSRG
- a CDS encoding lipopolysaccharide assembly protein LapA domain-containing protein encodes the protein MSEQQSNPASSTGASSAPAAGSPTGSTGTGTGTGTTPATPATGTTSGSRGQKDPLRGSRASGAWVFVVVLVLLLALLAVFVLQNTQDVEVSFLAWNGTAPLAATLLIATAAGLLIAVMAGSLRILQLRRRVKKESKR
- a CDS encoding formate dehydrogenase accessory sulfurtransferase FdhD — protein: MKLARRPGPTVRVRVREYAEGRWRSREDRLATEEPLEIRLAWPGRPAERIGVTMRTPGHDFELAAGMMAGQGVLAGTELSQVAYCTDVTLAPEEEFNVVTVTLAAPPLAPPSVRASTVLATSSACGVCGTESIDEVLTLAGRRSEAGPPGSTLLTPELLQVLPERLREHQRVFASTGGLHAAAAVDATGRLSEVREDIGRHNAMDKVIGARVLTGQDPGVPVMLVSGRIGFELVQKAAVTGIGALVAIGAPSSLAVRLAQEAGVGLVGFLSARRFVVYVDPAPTGV
- a CDS encoding exonuclease SbcCD subunit D is translated as MRILHTSDWHLGRSFHGVDLLPAQAEYLDHLVETVRDDQVDLVLVSGDVYDRALPPVDAVDLFSSTLARLAALRTRVVVTSGNHDSAIRLGVHAELADAAGIHLRTRWQDVGTPVVVEDRHGPVAVHGLPYLEPDAVRQAWQLPARSHEAALRAAMDRVRADLDARDARSVVMAHAFVAGSVDQGERMRSDSERDISVGGVQLVPTSVFADVSYAALGHLHGAANLSEEVRYSGSPLAYSFSEAGRTKGGWLVELGADGLERADFVPAPVHRPVATLRGGIEDLLVDPTHAGVEDAWLAVTLTDARRPEHAMDRLRARFPHTLTLAFEPEGGRVPRPLVVPHVSGRSDLDVALGFVAEVRELEPTSEEALLLQLACESCLADEDPDADRRGDHRLDLVGRADRGPSRSDREAAG